One segment of Camelus bactrianus isolate YW-2024 breed Bactrian camel chromosome 27, ASM4877302v1, whole genome shotgun sequence DNA contains the following:
- the LOC105069254 gene encoding relaxin-3 receptor 1-like — MASDTGSCRIARVVGAVLSLNWLGGASSRLPSNSSVGNGSESTSQVWGPRSLDGLEGVAGAAAALAPRTLIAGTYLALCTIGLVGNVLVLVLVRSQQRRRGSLLNCFLLNLAATDLQFVLTLPFWAVGVVRDFSWPFGGAMCKVVLTLTVLNMYASSFFLSAMSVEPTARWRALLPSRPGTPWAVCVCCLLWATAVLATAPTALFATAASVGGERLCLLRFPDGCPNWLALYHLQKIAVAFVLPLATLGTCSLLLLRFLRGGAHASRRGQALTLWGVLIKLNAMPWDRAYFLAQVYLFPVSIGLAHFNSCLNPLLYCLLRRDFRQGLRELCGRAKRPADLGPGSDSRAPVTALFD, encoded by the exons ATGGCATCAGACACAGGCAGCTGCCGCATCGCCCGCGTCGTCGGAGCCGTGCTCTCCCTGAACTGGCTGGGAGGCGCGTCGTCCCGGCTGCCCTCTAACAGTTCCGTGGGCAACGGATCCGAGAGCACTAGCCAGGTCTGGGGTCCCCGCAGCCTGGACGGCCTGGAAGGGGTGGCAGGAGCGGCCGCGGCGCTGGCGCCGCGCACGCTAATCGCGGGCACCTACCTGGCCCTGTGCACTATCGGGCTGGTGGGCAACGTGTTGGTGCTGGTCCTGGTGCGGTCTCAGCAGCGGCGCCGCGGGTCGCTGCTCAATTGCTTCCTCCTCAACCTTGCAGCCACCGACCTGCAGTTCGTGCTGACGCTGCCCTTCTGGGCCGTGGGCGTGGTGCGCGACTTCAGCTGGCCCTTTGGGGGTGCCATGTGCAAGGTGGTGCTGACGCTCACAGTGCTAAACATGTATGCCAGCAGCTTCTTCCTCAGCGCCATGAGCGTGGAGCCTACTGCGCGGTGGCGAGCGCTGCTCCCCAGCCGGCCCGGCACCCCATGGGCTGTCTGCGTGTGCTGCCTGCTCTGGGCCACGGCAGTCCTGGCCACAGCGCCCACCGCCCTGTTCGCCACAGCGGCCAGCGTGGGGGGCGAACGCTTGTGCCTGCTGCGCTTCCCCGACGGCTGTCCCAACTGGCTGGCCTTATACCATCTGCAAAAGATCGCGGTGGCCTTTGTGCTGCCGCTGGCCACGCTGGGCACCTGCTCGCTGCTGCTTCTGCGCTTCCTGCGGGGTGGCGCGCACGCTAGCCGTCGGGG CCAAGCGCTCACGCTCTGGGGGGTGCTGATTAAGCTGAACGCAATGCCCTGGGACCGCGCCTACTTCCTGGCCCAGGTCTACCTCTTCCCGGTGTCCATCGGCCTGGCACACTTCAACAGCTGCCTCAACCCGCTGCTCTACTGCCTGCTGCGCCGCGACTTCCGCCAGGGCCTACGAGAGCTGTGCGGCCGGGCCAAGCGCCCTGCGGATCTCGGACCTGGCTCCGACAGCCGCGCCCCAGTTACCGCGCTCTTTGACTAG